One window from the genome of Haemorhous mexicanus isolate bHaeMex1 chromosome 22, bHaeMex1.pri, whole genome shotgun sequence encodes:
- the TBL2 gene encoding transducin beta-like protein 2, with product MEAAAALGGSVLPGALIVLILVLLLAVALHRSAPWETPTAPQDEPRANGHVRPEEPRKAKPAARARREKPHQHDFGHRLLVAALKGHSSPVTCLDFSSNGKYLASCSEDRTVRLWSTRDLAGREHRCLRANMGLDHAELVRLSPDSRAFIVWLANAETIRVYKMTKKDDGSFTFTATSGDFPKKHKAPVINIGIAETGKFIMTASSDTTILIWSPKGEVLASINTNQMNNAYATVSPCGRFVASCGFTPDVKVWEVYFSKNGDFREVTRAFELKGHTAGVQSFSFSNDSRRMATVSKDGTWKFWDTDVEYKKQQDPYLLLTGQCAVLEPCRIALSPDGRTVAVAGGTDIVMYNTRRGEEEERFLGVHSHCITDLAFDTTGRYVVSCGDRAIRVFHNTAGHRAVVEEMEAMLKKTGNKATQERLEQQISSARKALAAIYGKKH from the exons ATGGAGGCGGCGGCAGCGCTGGGCGGGTCGGTGCTGCCGGGTGCCCTCATCGTCCTCatccttgtcctgctgctggcgGTCGCTCTTCACCGCTCTGCTCCGTGGGAGACCCCCACCGCCCCGCAGGACG AACCCAGGGCGAACGGGCACGTCAGGCCGGAGGAGCCGCGGAAGGCGAAGCCGGCGGCGAGGGCTCGCAGGGAGAAGCCGCACCAGCACGACTTCGGACACCGGCTGCTGGTGGCTGCCCTCAAG GGCCACAGCAGCCCGGTCACGTGCCTGGACTTCAGCAGCAACGGCAAGTATCTGGCATCATGCTCTGAGGACCGCACGGTGCGGCTGTGGAGCACCCGGGACCTGGCAGGGCGGGAGCACCGCTGCCTGCGTGCCAACATGGGGCTGGACCACGCCGAGCTCGTCCGCCTCAGCCCTGACTCAAG GGCTTTTATTGTCTGGCTGGCCAATGCTGAGACTATTCGTGTCTACAAGATGACCAAGAAGGATGATGGCAGCTTCACCTTCACTGCGACTTCTGGGGACTTCCCAAAGAAGCACAAGGCTCCTGTCATTAACATAGGGATTGCAGAGACAG ggaagttTATCATGACAGCTTCCAGTGACACCACCATCCTGATCTGGAGCCCAAAGGGTGAAGTCCTGGCCAGCATTAACACTAACCAGATGAACAATGCCTATGCCACAGTGTCACCCTGTGGGAG GTTTGTGGCATCCTGTGGCTTTACCCCCGATGTGAAGGTGTGGGAGGTGTATTTTAGCAAGAACGGAGACTTCAGGGAGGTGACCAGGGCTTTTGAGTTGAAAGGCCACACTGCTGGTGTAcaatccttttccttctccaatgACTCAAGGAG GATGGCGACCGTGTCAAAGGATGGCACATGGAAGTTCTGGGACACAGATGTGGAGTACAAGAAGCAGCAGGACCCATACCTGCTTCTGACAGGGCAGTGTGCAGTGCTGGAGCCATGCCGCATTGCCCTGTCCCCTGATGGCCGCACGGTTGCTGTGGCAGGCGGCACAGACATTGTGATGTACAACACACGGCGcggtgaggaggaggagcgtTTTCTTGGCGTGCACAGCCACTGTATCACAGACCTTGCGTTTGACACCACCGGCCGCTATGTCGTGTCCTGTGGGGACCGCGCTATCCGTGTCTTCCACAACACTGCTGGGCACCGTGCCGTGGTGGAGGAGATGGAGGCCATGCTGAAAAAAACTGGGAACAAAGCCAcgcaggagaggctggagcagcagatctCCAGCGCTCGCAAAGCATTGGCTGCCATCTATGGCAAGAAGCACTAA
- the MLXIPL gene encoding carbohydrate-responsive element-binding protein isoform X3 — protein sequence MVSCPHSDSLPRRRHHHAEPELADTRSIDPTLTRLFECMSLEYSGKLVSPKWKNFKGLRLLCWDKIRLNNVIWRAWYIQYVERRKNPVCGFITPLEGMEADEHRKPEAVVLEGNYWKRRIEVVMREYHKWRIYYKKRLRKSTREGGISSPKQDEDVWRPTEKWCNQLFCNVVPMLLGDEEEERGSRQHFDLDTFLSDISDTLFTMTQMPSTHQALPEDVYVGNADMIQPDLAPLQPSLDDMDISEIFTSHRPPPSQTQPGYQDPSCFSPMAEPLFSSGGSLMGARCLPVSPEAPLLTGTLLQPSGASQLSLHSSFLGSELPLAPLPPEPPDVAPSSLSPQLRHKPTLQYDFPGKCLSLEPPAPHYVPPIPSPRAPLLSLEPPFSPTSAPRSKFPYSSSPDPLLATHPASPLSSPCFAPYVPGLGYATGMGPQEYSSPAVSQLLPPALLGNPRFTPAKGPPQGEGGRPKVKPSGTKARRLPGHPLSHLPEPNPCPSQLLTTAKQDLVLDTPCPIGAGLMPTTPVSEQQSTVPKVPATFLSRMAQISPGLAPGSSPSQVLLHTVGTQLGPRQVPKTEQLSPTSACGSDWPKPSQASPGPTAKQGTSISLHQPTSRPGRPGTTKLESRRITHISAEQKRRFNIKLGFTTLHSLVSTLSAQPSIKVSKATTLQKTAEYICKLQQERAALQDEAQRLREQIEELNGSINLCQEQLPATGVPITRQRFDHMRRMFDEYVRSSTLQNWKFWIFSIIIRPLFESFNGMVSTASVESLTQTSLAWLDQHCSLPALRPTVLSSLRQLSISTSILSDPAHVPEQAARAVAELGCPGGAGTPSI from the exons TGGGAAGCTAGTATCTCCAAAGTGGAAGAATTTCAAGGGGCTGCGGCTGCTTTGCTGGGATAAAATTCGACTCAACAATGTGATCTGGAGAGCATGGTACATCCAAT ATGTGGAACGGAGGAAAAACCCTGTGTGCGGCTTCATCACCCCTCTGGAGGGCATGGAGGCTGATGAGCACCGAAAACCAGAG GCTGTCGTGCTGGAGGGCAACTACTGGAAACGCCGCATTGAGGTGGTGATGAGGGAGTACCACAAATGGAGGATCTACTATAAGAAGCGG ctccGAAAATCCACACGGGAGGGAGGGATCTCCAGTCCAAAGCAG GATGAGGATGTCTGGAGGCCAACGGAGAAATGGTGCAACCAGCTCTTCTGCAACGTAGTGCCCATGCTGCttggggatgaggaggaggagcgtGGGAGCAGGCAGCATTTCGATTTGGACACCTTCCTTTCGGACATATCTGACACCCTCTTCACCATGACACAGATGCCCAGCACCCACCAGGCGCTCCCTGAAGATG TGTATGTTGGGAATGCTGACATGATACAGCCGGATTTGGCACCCCTGCAGCCTAGCCTGGATGACATGGACATATCAG AAATCTTCACCAGCCACCGGCCACCCCCATCTCAGACACAACCAGGCTACCAGGATCCATCCTGCTTCTCGCCCATGGCTGAGCCCCTGTTCAGCAGTGGGGGGTCCCTGATGGGTGCTCGGTGTCTGCCTGTGAGCCCCGAGGCGCCACTCCTAACTGGCACCCTCCTCCAG CCCAGTGGtgcctcccagctcagcctccacagctccttcctgggctctgagctgccccTGGCCCCCctgccccctgaaccccccgACGTGGCacccagcagcctcagcccccAGCTCCGACACAAGCCCACACTGCAGTACGACTTCCCTGGCAAGTGCCTCAGCCTGGAGCCACCAGCACCCCACTATGTcccccccatcccatccccccGGGCACCACTGCTGAGCCTGGAACCCCCATTCTCCCCCACCTCCGCACCCCGCTCTAAGTTTCCCTACAGCAGTTCACCTGACCCCTTGCTTGCCACCCACCCTGCCTCCCCTCTCTCGAGCCCTTGCTTTGCCCCCtatgtcccagggctgggctaTGCCACGGGCATGGGGCCCCAGGAGtactccagccctgctgtctcccagctcctgccccctgccctgctgggcaacCCCAGGTTTACTCCTGCCAAGGGGCCACCCCAGGGTGAGGGTGGGCGGCCCAAGGTGAAGCCCAGTGGCACCAAGGCAAGGAGGCTGCCAGGACaccccctgtcccacctgcccgAGCCCAACCCCTGCCCGAGCCAGCTCCTGACCACAG CCAAGCAGGACCTGGTGCTGGATACCCCTTGCCCAATAGGTGCAGGACTCATGCCCACGACCCCTGTCTCCGAG cagcagagcactgtccccaaagtcccTGCCACCTTCCTCTCCAGAATGGCTCAGATAAGCCCAGGACTggctcctggctccagcccttcccaagtGTTGCTGCACACAGTGGGCACACAGCTGGGCCCCCGGCAAGTCCCCaagacagagcagctctccccCACCTCAGCTTGTG GCAGTGACTGGCCCAAGCCCAGCCAGGCTTCCCCAGGACCCACTGCAAAGCAGGGCACTAGCATCTCCCTGCACCAGCCCACGTCCCGTCCAGGAAGGCCCGGGACCACCAAG ctggagagccGCCGCATCACACACATCTCCGCTGAGCAGAAGAGACGTTTCAACATCAAGCTTGGCTTCACCACACTTCACAGCTTGGTGAGCACACTGAGTGCTCAGCCCAGCATCAAG GTCAGCAAGGCCACCACCCTGCAGAAGACAGCCGAGTATATTTgcaagctgcagcaggagcgggcagctctgcaggatgaGGCACAGCGTCTGCGGGAGCAGATCGAGGAGCTCAATGGCTCCATCAA cctgtgccaggagcagctgccagccacaggagTTCCCATCACACGGCAGCGCTTTGACCACATGCGCAGAATGTTTGACGAGTATGTTCGCTCCTCCACACTGCAGAACTGGAAGTTCTGGATT TTCAGTATCATCATCCGGCCCCTCTTCGAGTCTTTCAATGGCATGGTGTCCACAGCCAGTGTGGAGAGCCTCACCCAAACATCCCTCGCTTGGCTGGAccagcactgctccctcccagcGCTTCGCCCAA CCGTCTTGAGCTCCCTGCGGCAGCTGAGCATCTCCACCTCCATTCTCAGCGACCCGGCCCATGTCCCCGAGCAGGCGGCGCGGGCAGTGGCGGAGCTGGGATGCCCCGGCGGCGCTGGGACGCCCTCCATCTGA
- the MLXIPL gene encoding carbohydrate-responsive element-binding protein isoform X4, which yields MSLEYSGKLVSPKWKNFKGLRLLCWDKIRLNNVIWRAWYIQYVERRKNPVCGFITPLEGMEADEHRKPEAVVLEGNYWKRRIEVVMREYHKWRIYYKKRLRKSTREGGISSPKQDEDVWRPTEKWCNQLFCNVVPMLLGDEEEERGSRQHFDLDTFLSDISDTLFTMTQMPSTHQALPEDVYVGNADMIQPDLAPLQPSLDDMDISEIFTSHRPPPSQTQPGYQDPSCFSPMAEPLFSSGGSLMGARCLPVSPEAPLLTGTLLQPSGASQLSLHSSFLGSELPLAPLPPEPPDVAPSSLSPQLRHKPTLQYDFPGKCLSLEPPAPHYVPPIPSPRAPLLSLEPPFSPTSAPRSKFPYSSSPDPLLATHPASPLSSPCFAPYVPGLGYATGMGPQEYSSPAVSQLLPPALLGNPRFTPAKGPPQGEGGRPKVKPSGTKARRLPGHPLSHLPEPNPCPSQLLTTAKQDLVLDTPCPIGAGLMPTTPVSEQQSTVPKVPATFLSRMAQISPGLAPGSSPSQVLLHTVGTQLGPRQVPKTEQLSPTSACGSDWPKPSQASPGPTAKQGTSISLHQPTSRPGRPGTTKLESRRITHISAEQKRRFNIKLGFTTLHSLVSTLSAQPSIKVSKATTLQKTAEYICKLQQERAALQDEAQRLREQIEELNGSINLCQEQLPATGVPITRQRFDHMRRMFDEYVRSSTLQNWKFWIFSIIIRPLFESFNGMVSTASVESLTQTSLAWLDQHCSLPALRPTVLSSLRQLSISTSILSDPAHVPEQAARAVAELGCPGGAGTPSI from the exons TGGGAAGCTAGTATCTCCAAAGTGGAAGAATTTCAAGGGGCTGCGGCTGCTTTGCTGGGATAAAATTCGACTCAACAATGTGATCTGGAGAGCATGGTACATCCAAT ATGTGGAACGGAGGAAAAACCCTGTGTGCGGCTTCATCACCCCTCTGGAGGGCATGGAGGCTGATGAGCACCGAAAACCAGAG GCTGTCGTGCTGGAGGGCAACTACTGGAAACGCCGCATTGAGGTGGTGATGAGGGAGTACCACAAATGGAGGATCTACTATAAGAAGCGG ctccGAAAATCCACACGGGAGGGAGGGATCTCCAGTCCAAAGCAG GATGAGGATGTCTGGAGGCCAACGGAGAAATGGTGCAACCAGCTCTTCTGCAACGTAGTGCCCATGCTGCttggggatgaggaggaggagcgtGGGAGCAGGCAGCATTTCGATTTGGACACCTTCCTTTCGGACATATCTGACACCCTCTTCACCATGACACAGATGCCCAGCACCCACCAGGCGCTCCCTGAAGATG TGTATGTTGGGAATGCTGACATGATACAGCCGGATTTGGCACCCCTGCAGCCTAGCCTGGATGACATGGACATATCAG AAATCTTCACCAGCCACCGGCCACCCCCATCTCAGACACAACCAGGCTACCAGGATCCATCCTGCTTCTCGCCCATGGCTGAGCCCCTGTTCAGCAGTGGGGGGTCCCTGATGGGTGCTCGGTGTCTGCCTGTGAGCCCCGAGGCGCCACTCCTAACTGGCACCCTCCTCCAG CCCAGTGGtgcctcccagctcagcctccacagctccttcctgggctctgagctgccccTGGCCCCCctgccccctgaaccccccgACGTGGCacccagcagcctcagcccccAGCTCCGACACAAGCCCACACTGCAGTACGACTTCCCTGGCAAGTGCCTCAGCCTGGAGCCACCAGCACCCCACTATGTcccccccatcccatccccccGGGCACCACTGCTGAGCCTGGAACCCCCATTCTCCCCCACCTCCGCACCCCGCTCTAAGTTTCCCTACAGCAGTTCACCTGACCCCTTGCTTGCCACCCACCCTGCCTCCCCTCTCTCGAGCCCTTGCTTTGCCCCCtatgtcccagggctgggctaTGCCACGGGCATGGGGCCCCAGGAGtactccagccctgctgtctcccagctcctgccccctgccctgctgggcaacCCCAGGTTTACTCCTGCCAAGGGGCCACCCCAGGGTGAGGGTGGGCGGCCCAAGGTGAAGCCCAGTGGCACCAAGGCAAGGAGGCTGCCAGGACaccccctgtcccacctgcccgAGCCCAACCCCTGCCCGAGCCAGCTCCTGACCACAG CCAAGCAGGACCTGGTGCTGGATACCCCTTGCCCAATAGGTGCAGGACTCATGCCCACGACCCCTGTCTCCGAG cagcagagcactgtccccaaagtcccTGCCACCTTCCTCTCCAGAATGGCTCAGATAAGCCCAGGACTggctcctggctccagcccttcccaagtGTTGCTGCACACAGTGGGCACACAGCTGGGCCCCCGGCAAGTCCCCaagacagagcagctctccccCACCTCAGCTTGTG GCAGTGACTGGCCCAAGCCCAGCCAGGCTTCCCCAGGACCCACTGCAAAGCAGGGCACTAGCATCTCCCTGCACCAGCCCACGTCCCGTCCAGGAAGGCCCGGGACCACCAAG ctggagagccGCCGCATCACACACATCTCCGCTGAGCAGAAGAGACGTTTCAACATCAAGCTTGGCTTCACCACACTTCACAGCTTGGTGAGCACACTGAGTGCTCAGCCCAGCATCAAG GTCAGCAAGGCCACCACCCTGCAGAAGACAGCCGAGTATATTTgcaagctgcagcaggagcgggcagctctgcaggatgaGGCACAGCGTCTGCGGGAGCAGATCGAGGAGCTCAATGGCTCCATCAA cctgtgccaggagcagctgccagccacaggagTTCCCATCACACGGCAGCGCTTTGACCACATGCGCAGAATGTTTGACGAGTATGTTCGCTCCTCCACACTGCAGAACTGGAAGTTCTGGATT TTCAGTATCATCATCCGGCCCCTCTTCGAGTCTTTCAATGGCATGGTGTCCACAGCCAGTGTGGAGAGCCTCACCCAAACATCCCTCGCTTGGCTGGAccagcactgctccctcccagcGCTTCGCCCAA CCGTCTTGAGCTCCCTGCGGCAGCTGAGCATCTCCACCTCCATTCTCAGCGACCCGGCCCATGTCCCCGAGCAGGCGGCGCGGGCAGTGGCGGAGCTGGGATGCCCCGGCGGCGCTGGGACGCCCTCCATCTGA